The genomic region cacatcagatgtcgataattcaaatctcgttgatcaaaaaggtgttttaagctcttgtgatccgaatatatcgtacacttgacaccgtacaaataatggcgccaaattttcaacgcatgaacaaccgccgctaactcaaggtcatgagtcagatatctcgtttcgtgttcctttaattgtcgagaggcatacgcgatgactttacctcattgcattagaacacaaccgatcccatttaaagaagcatcacaataaaccgtcatgtcttctacaccttccggcaacactaaaaccagagcttgacataacttctcttttaacaattggaaagaaatttcttgctcgttttcccaattaaatctcgcattctttctcgttaactttgtcaatggagaagcgattttagaaaagtcttggataaaccgacaataataaccggccaatccgagaaaactctggattttcgtaggcgtagtcggtcgtccccaactccttaccgtctcaatcttccccggatctacttgaataccatccttgttcaaaatatggccaaggaattgaacttcccttagccaaaattcacatttggagaattttgcatacaacttctccttccgcaacgtcttcaacacaccacgcaaatgatgttcatgttccttcatactcttcgaatagacaagtatgtcgtcaatgaacacaataaccgacttgtcaacataggttggcacactcggttcataaggtccatgaacgccaccggtgcatttgtaagaccgaaaggcataactacaaactcaaaatgcccataacgcgttcgaaaggccgttttctcaatatcttactcacggacccgcatttggtgatagccgaaccgtaagtcaattttagaaaaataagttgcgccttggagttgatcaaacaaatcatcaatccgaggcaatggatagcgattctttatcgtcactttattcaactgccgataatcgatgcacatccgcatactaccatctttcttcttcacgaataaaaccggagcgccccatggcgaagcactcggtcgaataaaacccttttctagcaactcttgggtttgatttaacaactctcgcatctccgtcggtgctaaacgataaggagttttagcaatgggagtagcccccggaaccaactcaatgcgaaattcaacttgtctttccaccggaacacccggtaattcattcggaaaaacgtcttcgaattcattaactaccggaatttcacaaatggatggtggatcttcacgagtatcaactacatgagcaagaaaagtcatgccaccactaacaagaaaacgacgtgcccgtgcataagtgcataatggcacaagtcttctccgtctcttgccattaataattaactctcccccaccttggggtcttcacacgaataaatttttcatggcatgcaatatcggccctataacgatcgatctaatccataccaacgacaatatcgaattcacccaaagtcatcgggataagatcaattgtaaacgtttcggaaccaatcACAatttcacaatcattacaaacatcaacccctagcaccgtcttaccatccgctatttcaacttctaccggatgacttaacttagctagcggtttatcaagcttagaaacAATCTCGGAGATACaaatgataaattagcaccgctattaaATAGGATCCTTgcaggattagagttaaccataaaagtacctgagacaacttcgttggattgtttggcttcatcattggtcatcaagtagttacgacccctagctgtacccgccgctttctctaacctcttcacttgatcaccatacaagtcgggacactccgtctTTCGGTGCCCCTCTTTTTGACAATTGAAACACATGATTTTGTTTGTAGGCGGTTTTGGGcattcacgagagatgtgacccttttgcccacaattataacaagtaggGAGAAAACTTccggaaccacccttcttcacgctattaacgctttcggaacccttcttgtttttcttgttggaaaagttcgaatgactcgaaccttcaaattttctctttgagaaagagaagtcgcttcttcttggaacctccagctcgaaaccccgagccaattcgaataactcgtcaaaagacttagccattccccgactaatcttacccttcaactcatcacttaatgtacgataaaaatctagcatcaacttgtgatcatcaccaacatactccggacaaaaacgagtctttgccaagaaggtagacttgagagtaaccaagtccaatgAACCTTGTCacaaattgtgtaactcgtcccggattctatcaaggttggaaggagttcggtattctttgaaaaattcctttttaaactcttcccacgtcaagctcatggattgctcttccccatataatcggattttatcgtcccatcacaacttggcctcttcatgcaacatactagaaccgtacctcgttttcttctcgggaggacattccgcggtacggaaagccccctcgatgtcggagatccaacatgtgcttttcaacggatcccttactccattaaacataggaggttgagcatccttaaaatttttgtaatggaagtctcgccttccatgcccaccactaccatcacccccttcgccccgaggatgaatgtttctagcttctaatgcctcttcaattGCGGCATTCATTTGCTCATTGATTAActtggttacttgcccatcaaccgattcttgaaaaacctttcggacatcctcaaggaattccgttctttgctttttaatgatggcctcaaccttggccgtaaactcgaggtcctcgctcgtacctccttcatggttctcgggtccgtttctcgtcttgatactataaaacggaaatagattaaacaatgaaacgaaaggatACAACATAATATTCATGCACACCtctccgccccatcttgctcaacaatcatcgtacatcgcttgtttgacacgattagaacccgtaacaatggtagctaatcattgttacgcgagcacgttgcattaactcgttagtacaatgtctatctcgcttgatgattgcaaaactcaacacaaaacaattagtgcatagttagttcacctaaacctaggcactaaccaattcccagtccgacccatctcctacaagtcccgcataatgcgcatacacaataaagtctaagtctaggcacctatctcaagtcgcctaaatcccttagaccatgctctgataccacttgtaacgacccaaactcgTTATACCAAAATACGACCCCAAAAGAAAAAATTTCTGtttcaacacatctggacggcgtccagttatctggacggcttcCCGCAAAGAAGACTTGGACggtgtccagaaaatctggacggcgtccaaatgaactgccagattctgatcaAGGGTCCAaattacatgagcggaaaacccgcttcccgacactattaaacgaaatgcttttcacaacatgttaacataattaaaactaaggAGTTTCTACAATAAatccaagttttacaacatcaggCCCACATCGGCTATTTTACGAATTTCGttaaaaaatacaagtttcgaccattcaagtttaatttctaaacgacactagagcatggtgtttggggttaaactacccaatcttggccgaacttccaaaaagctaatccCCCGAGATTCACTAATCCAATCGAATATATTTTTCCTTATTCACGCTGGAgcctaaaaaagtaaacaacgagagggtaaccaaaacgcttagtgaatgcaataattatacacatacatatataacctacttacttgcaatcactacacaattacctcatacacgctagcatttaagttagcataccatcgcaaagtataacgctaaaatctctggtaacacaagctagcacatcaatagcatataacacgaacaaataTATTATGCTATAACGCTACACATAATCACGGTAACCAAAacacaaagggaacgattctcgcgaatgaaccgttagccacgcaggcgccactagtatgcatcactagtcccttgggtggtatcgatgcccgaacttaaaacccacccgtcacgtgaaatgtggtattgaacgcccgaactttaaacccacacttcacgcccacgcCCACGCACatatatgatatggtatcgaacgcccgaactttaacccatatcacatgccacacatgatgatgaggtatcgaacgcccggactttaaaccctcatcccattcCAACATGATGttgtatcgcatacccgaacttaaaacctacatcgcatttcgcacaagtaaatacattacatacacacatgtataattattccactcaccttatcgtcttttgGTGAATGACTATTCGAGCTCGTAACCTTcaacgtaacgcacctattacattatgcacaatattaataatacattcaagttggtgaaccaactcactcaccactgaagtgtcattttgacccatctcCAGGTTAACGCACTCTTTCGGGTCACTTTCATACGCAAATACACCCATttactttaaacactaagtgtgctagtgatttactaacatttaagacctAATATACACAatttagcatttcaaaaccctaggttagtcgcctttgagtcctcatgacccaaacttacctaaAAACCCCTAAAACACtaacaattgggttttatgttcattactaacccaaaccctaacccttaaacaattaaaacaaggaaatcaaggttaagacttaccacttcaatcaaaatgtagctagaaactagatgaacaactttagaactcacaCTAAGCCCCTGttcgaccttcttcttccttgatttgagctctctcactctagatctttctctctctctagaattaagtggaaagggataaggttggtgaaggtggtgtaaatgaggctcccccaactgatctagtgccttaaattcgtccacaaagtgaaaataccaaaatacccctttgtaatatctaaaaacaaaacagctggctcgccagttcatctggacggcgtccagaatactggacggcgtccagtccttcaataaaggacggcgtcccacaattttggacggcgtcccaaccttctgcgaaaacaggatcttacaaccttACAGTTGAAATAATTTCTTGATCATCAAGCATCTACTTTTATTTTGATATTCACCTAAAATGATCCAGAATACTTGTCAAACAATTATGTTATATTATTTGTACATTTAAAAGGTTAATACAAAAATTTGATATCATTCGTAGTCTTCATTCAGAATGACTATCGAACAAGATATTGTCATTTCAAAACATTTGATTCATTCAAATATTGGATCATTCAGTGCTTAATCAATATCGTTTATCATTCTCGCTTGACGCCTAAAGCGCACTATTCTCCGCTTCAACAAATGAGTGTTTTGATTGGTTCCATTTAGGGCATTTAGCTAATATTGATCTTTCCTTCGAGCTAGCGAGAATAAATCCACTTCTTTTGTTAGTGCAGAAAAACAATTCGAAATAGTTCGAATTTTTAGAGCATGTTTGAGTCAAATAGTTTATCAAATGTACCCTAACTTTAAATATTGACATGTTCAAGCTCTTTTCACCAAATAAACCACAAAAAATTGTTGCACTCCGGGGGTAACATGCACATCATGCATTTTAGATGTGTACATTCTTATCAACTTTGATTATTAGAGGCTACCCTTAATTGCCTTCATACAACATCTTGTTCATTAGTTAAACAATACCATTTCAAAGTGCCTACAATGCAAAGACCAGTTGTTCCACCTCAAGCTAATTATGATCAATCATATATCCAACAATTTACACATCTACATCCTCTCCTAAAATTCTTAATAGCGCACGAGTTCATTTCAAAAGGTTACAACACAAACGGCTATATGGTATGAGTTACCGACGTTCATGGTGATATTTTGACCTACATGAAGAATGTGCCATCTCACCCAATTATTTATCCTCAATCACACAATCACCCTCAACACCATGTCATGCTTGTAAACCACCCTGAAAACATATGTACTTGCGACGTTTGTGGTGTAGTTACACTTCTCGTGGGTGTAATTTTGATGTCCCCCCTCTTTGTAACCGGATCGGGTATACTTTGAAGAATGAGCAGCTTGTCGTGGTTGATGAGGAACCACGCCATGGCCACCAGATTTAGTGCAAAAGGTGGTTTAAGAAATGCTTGAATGTTGGGAAATTTGTTGCTAATGTGTTTTTAACATGCCTTAGTGTTGGAGGTGTGTACCGACTTTCTTATCTACTTATTAATTTGCTTTCCTGATGACTATACCATATACGTCTTATGGTGCAATAAGCTTTTCAAGTATCTCATAACATGAACATATTGTTTTTATTAGTAAATCGGTATTTATTTGAGTACTGAAAATCTACATCTTATCCCCATCTAGTACAAATTGTCTGAAGTACGTAAAATTTTGATTCAAGCCAAACATATGGTGGACCGAGAGATCATAAGCATCGGGTACCATTGAGCTACAAACTAATTAGAAGTAAGTAAAACTTGAACCACGACTTTATGACACCACTAGACCATAACtgatttatctttataactaatgaatttaaattttgaattgaaattaattaataaaattaaaggtGCACTGTTTCTATTCAAATAATTAATCAGGCCTAAATGATCAATCAATGGTTGTTGGTTGATCAACAACGAACGTAATCTATGAATTATGTTAATGAATTGTTTATGTTAATCGTAAAATGTTGATTGCATTTTGACATGCAGCAAATTTATAGATTACCATGCATTCAGCGACATCTCTCTTCAAATGCATCCTGAGCAGGATCTTTCAACTTTTCATTCATTTCTTGATCCCCGGGGAACCTTCTTCATTCTCTTTTTGCTTAATATCTAAATCTAAATAAGATAAATGAAACCGGAATGAAAGtttcaaatggagttctctctatTAAAGAAGTAGATATAAAGTACGAACGGAGACCTTTCAATAGAGCGGAGGCGAACTGATCAACGAGAAAGAGGCCCTACTCACTACAAAGGTTTTGCAAGGCGTTGAGATCGAATGTCGGCTTTCTCTATCAATGTGAGTAGCCCTACTTTCCCCCTTCCGGCCATCATTATTCTGTCTCTGAGAGGTAGACCTTatcttaaaataatatatataattgtagcTTACCGAGTCAAGATGAAAATTAAATACGAAAATGAGTCGCACTATAAAATATATATTGTTAAATAGCATGTTTGTTGAAATCCTTACAAAATAAGTAGACTAACTATTGATTGAACAAGTCAACCTTTTTTATTTTATGAATCAGTTGGTGACAGGAAGAATACTTTGCTTTACAAGGAGTAATGAAAAACTCGGAAGATATTTATGATTTCAGAATAGTGCTTACACAAGACTTTAACTCATTAAACACTCAATAACTTTATATTTATTGCTAAGTTTCAAATAGCTGTGCAAAACCAGAAAGAATTCAATCATTGTTCATCCATAAATAAAGGcattttaaacaaaaaaaaaaagctTTAAAAAACCAAGCCAGCTTTTTATTCCTCAACAAACTTCTTAAGATTCTTAAGCCAGTTTGTGTGCCCTCCTTGCTCTTTTTTCAAGACGTATTGATGCAGAAAGTTGGTTGCACTGGGTTTAACACCCCTCATCTCCAAGTACTTGTAGAATGCCTTTTGAAGATTCTCATCCAAATCACTGCAAAAGATataattagattcaaaattatacacAAACACTAACCTTAATTTTACATGTAAAAAGCATTACTCACTCGAATTTAGGTTCTTCATAAGGAAACTGGTCACTAGCCAAATCATTGTTTTCTTCGATGGACAAGCTATTAATAACAATCTTATCAGCATAAGCAGTGATATCAAATTTCAAGCAAGATCCACCAGATTTAAAAACTTTTACATCCATAGGGATCTTTGATTGATTGTCCTTTTCAGTATCATCATCACTATTGTCATCCTCATCATTATTTTTCTGACTTCTAACAATGTTATACTGTTCAACTACAACACTGATAATTTCACCTTGGTGTTTTCTTCTCAAAGATACTGTTGAATACCGAGGGTTCTGAATAATCTTAAAAGGGAAGGCCTCTGGGATATCTTCACCCTCCAACTGCAAAACATACACAATATCTTTCGATCACCATATATATAGTAACAGTTCATAAAAAGAGAACCAATCAATGATCAATGTAAGTAACAGTAACTCAAACGATAGAAATTCATATCAATATCAATCAAAATAATAGAACCAATCATATTAATAGAAGTGTACACAATTAAGTACGTAAAAGAGATCTTTAAATAAACTGAACAAAAATATCAATACAAAATTATTGAATATTAATTATTACtagtaattatataatattatttctATATATACTAACAGAGAAAACACTGTTTCACTATTCAgtattcatcaatagtaatcaggCGTATTTTCGTCATATCACCTTTTTTTTTCCAACGACAAAATAAACAACTttcataaaagaaccaacccttcaatgttaccaaaagatgtcgaaaaaatttattttttataataaaaatcaactaactttttttttcttctctcttttcttcctcaacgataaaagagtccactttcataaaatgaacaattttcaatgctaccaaaagatgtcgaaaaacattattttttacaaaatagatcaactaactttataaaaaaaaacgaacgctaaaagaagcaactttcataaaaggaacaacccttcaatgttaaatgtcaaaaaaaattcttttttacaaaatagatcaaagactttttttttaactcgcaatcaaaacggagcccccggcgcgaagcgagggctccacaactagttattttattattatatatatatatatatatatatatatatatatatatatatatataataaaatactgTAAATAAATAATGAACCTCCTCGTAGATCTGTTCTGAGCAATTGATCTCTGAATCAATAATTTTGATAAGAGATGCATCAGAATTCGGACGTTTCAAAGACGCATCAGAACTGGATCGTTTCAAAGCAGATAAAACCGAATAACAATAACGAGAAAACGATGGAACCAAACATAAATTGCCGGAATTAAATTTTGTAGTGCGATTCACGGCGGTGAATAAAGCGCCACCGCAGTGGTGACTGAAGCTTCTTTGACCGCCTACTAATCGGGCCGCAAGAGGCGTAACTGATGAAGTTGATCGACGAACTAGAGCCATTTTCGTTGTAGGGTTTGTAGGGTTTTGGAATTTAAGGGTTTATATAATTTGAAAAACGTATTCAAATAAATTTGGATTGGAATTAAATTCACTTAATTCTGCAAATCCGTAATTTAGTTAGTTCTGTTTTaaactttttaataaaataaagtcGATATTTATTCCTAAAATAACTACTACCACGTATTAATTTGGTTTCTCATTTAAAATTTCATAATTAGAAACGTGATTACCAATTAATTTCCGCACATCCTATCCATAAATTGGGGTGatgatacattttttttttttaaaagcaagcaAAAACTTTTATTTATATATCGGAGAGTTACAAAGCCCTATAAACTATACAATTTAATGAGTCCGAATATGGAAAATGTACAAATTCATGAGCGAGGAGGCCATAGACACCCCGAAACTTGAGACATCAAGCTGGGAAGAGACAACCATACATTACCGCACTTGTGATGACAAAGTCGGTTGACACTCCCCATTTAACCAAGTGAAAATGGACAACCAAGCCATGAATGTTCTGACGAATAGGACTTTGTTACAATTAACCAATGCCGGATCTCTGATGATTTGAGGAGATGTAGAAGACGGGATTGACTAGCCATTCATGCCACATAACTATTGATTTTTTGTGTCTTTTGGATATCCATGTGAATGACTGTGTTTGGATTTCGGATAGGATTGTGGCAACACACCATTCTTTTTTACCGAAGACCTTGAGATTCCGGTATTTCCAGATAATGTAAGTGGATGCCCATTTAATGGCTTGCCAGATGTTAGTACCATTTTGTGACGTGGTGAAGGACTGATCACTTAAGATTATGTCACGAAAATTGGTGAAGGTGTCGACGGGGAGGTTCCACCAttgtaggattgatttccagacagTTGATGAAAGCGTGCATTGGAATAATATGTGTTTAATAGACTCTATGTGTAGGTTGCATAGTGGGCAGAGAATGGAGTCGAGATCAACGCCTCTTTTGTCGAGTTTTACACGCGTCGGGATTCTCCCGTATAGAACTCTCCAAATGAATATGTTAATTTTTTGGGGTAAGAGTTTATTCCTTGGTGTCTTAATGGTGGAAGATGGTGTATCAAGTTTTAGGTTGTCGAGAATGGTGGCTAAAGCTTTTGTTGTAAATATGCCGGATTGGTCTAAATTCCATTTCCAGGTATCAGGCTTATCGGAGAGATTGATGGTTGCTATAAGGTGATTTAGTTCTATTAATTCGGTGAGGCACCGCCCATTAGGTGTACGGGACCAATTCCATGAAGTGGATGTTGTTGAGTTGTTTGTTTTGAGTCTTTCCGCAACCGTGACGTTTTTGTTTGATTCAAGCATATATAATCTTCGAAATTGATTACAAAATATTTCTGTACCACACCAATTGTCATGCCAAAATTTGGTGTTTGAGCCGTTCCCAATATATTTGGAAATTGAATTTGTGAAGTTAGCTCCGTAGCTGTCCGCAGATTTCCCTGCTTTGATGATTTCGTTCCAAATTGTGCGACCTGCAACATTTCTAGAAAAAACGTTAGTAGAAACCCCCCCTCCCCGTAAATGCTCGATATGATTTTAACCCAAAGCGCGTTTTTTCATTAAAGAATCTCCACTACCATTTGCAAAGTAAAGATATGTTTTTACAAATTAAGGACCCGATATTTAACCCGCCTTTTTCATAAGGTAAGAGGATGTGTTCCCATTTAATCCAGTTTATTTTATTATCCGCTTCCGCCCCGCCCTAAAAAAATTTCCTTCTTTTTGTTTCAAGTGTGTTAATTATTTTAATGGGTGCGTGAAATAAGGAAAAATAATATAAAGGGATGCTAGTGAGGACCAATTTGATTAAGGTTAAGCGACCGCCAAAAGATATGGATTTCGCTTTCCAATCGGAGAATCGTTTATCGAATTTTTCAATGATTGGTTGCCAAGTGGAGGCTTTTGTGGAAGGAGTGCCAATGGGTAATCCGAGGCATGTGAAAGGAGTTGAGCCGGCCGAGCAGTCGATATAAGTAGCCATTTCCTCAACATCCTTTTTCGAGACCCCGATTCCGTAAAGATTACTTTTTTTGAGATTTACCTTAAGCCCGGAGATATTTTCAAAGCATTTTAATAATTTGAAGGTATTTTTTGCATTACGTTTGCTCCATTCGCCAAAGAAGATAGTGTCATCCGCGTATTGGAGGTGTGATACCACGATCTTGTCGTGTCCAACGCAGATGCCACGGAATTGGTCGTTTGCAATTGCTCGCTTAGTGAGGATGTTGAGGCCTTCAGCGGCAATGATAAAAAGAAAGGGGGAGATGGGATCTCCTTGAAGGATACCCCTGCCGGGAGAAAATTCCCTGGTCGGGGATCCGTTAATGAGAATGGAGATGGACGATGAGGAAAGGCAAGCACGAATAAAGCTGATCCATTTAGTACCGAAACCCATGTATTTCATAGTGTCAAAAAGGAAGTCCCATTCTATGCAATCGAAagccttttcaaaatcaactttgaaGATGAGGCCTTTTTGTTTCTTCCTTTTGAGTTCATCAATTATTTCATTTGCGATTAGGACACTATCTAAGATGTTTCGGCCTTTCAGGAAAGCGGTTTGTTCAATTCCGATTAATTTGTGAATAACTTTTGAGATACGGTTAGCAAGAATTTTGGTGAGAATTTTATAGTAGCTTTCGATTAGACATATTGGGCGATATTCTTTGAAACCGATTGGGTTGGTTTTCTTAGGAATTAGTGTGAAAAAAGAGGCATTACAACCCTTGGATATTTCGGAGTTACACCAAAACCATTCAAGGGCATTGATGAGGTCGTCTTTAATCAACCACCAGTATTTCTTGAAGAATTTCATGTTGAAGCCGTCTGGTCCGGGGGTCTTTGAGCTGTCACAACCATGAAGTGCATCCCATATTTCATTTTCAGAAAAACGGGCTTCAAGAAAGAGATTATCCGTGTGGGATATGTAGGAGCGATTAGGTTCATTTTCAAAAGGGCAGATTCCTTTTCTTTTTTTGGATGTGAAAATTGTTTCGAAATATTTGAGAGCTTCGTTTTTTATTGTGTTAGGTTCCTCTGACCATGATCCATTTAGTGATATGCCCCGGATGTTGTTTTTGCTTATACGTCTTTTAATGTAGTTGTGAAAGTAATTGGAATTTTCGTCGCCCTCGAGGTTCCATTTAATGCATGCTTTTTGTTTAAGCATGttagttttctttttttctttttcaaagtGTTGCATTTTATCGTTTATCCAAGATTTTCTTTCGGATTCAGTTAGAGGTCTAGATTCCGCGAGTTTTTCCCATTCATTGGAGACGTTCAAGTGCATTTTGATTTCGTTGTCAAGGTTGCTTAGTTGTTGGCCACATTTTTTAAGTTCGAGTTTAACGTTTTTGAATTTATTTCGGAAGATACAATCTGGACGGTTACCGGATACGGGGAGTAGCCATGTGGCTTTTATGATATCATCAGCGTTTGGTAGGTTTAGCCAAGTGTTGAATACGCGCGTAGGTTTTGGACCGAAGTCGATGAATGAATTTTTGAGTATGATCGGGCTGTGATCTGAGAGGTCCCGATCAAGGGTTTTTGAGGAGATGTCTGGCCATAGATTTAGGATATTTTCAGAGACAAGGAAGCGATCGAGTTTACTGAATTTCATTTTATTAATACAGATGCGGGTAAACTTCTTACCCCCTAGAGGTAGGTCGATTAAATTCGAGTTATTTATGAAGTTGTTAAAGTTATCAGCCCATGTTTGTTTAAAGTTACAGTTGAGGCGTTCGGATTTGGATCTGACTTCATTGAAGTCGCCAAAGATAATGTGGGGGATGTTGATGTAATTAATTAGATTTGTGAGTTCTGCCCAAAATTTGATTTTTTTCTGGTGAGAATGCGGGCCATATACGTTTACAATTGCTATGTCAGAATTGTAACCCGCCCATGTCCCTTTAATGGCAATAAAGAATTCCCCCTCTAGGGCTTGTTCGAAGGAAAAAGTGGATGGATCCCAAATTAAGAGTAAGCCCCCTGATGCCCCAATTGCGTCTTTTTGTACAAATTGAAAGTTTGAGTTATACCAAAATGATTCAATTAGAGAGTCAGGAGATTGGGCACTTTTGGTTTCTTGTAGACCTAGAATAATCGGATTTTCCTCATTACATATATTTTTAAGCCATTTTATTTTACCCGATTGTCCCACACCCCGAATATTAAGTGAAATGCAAGACATTGAGAGACTTACAGAGCGAGTAGGAGGATGGTAGACATGTTTCTCGAAGTTTTAGAAGATGACGTTGCCTTTCTAGAGAGTTGTGACAGTTTCAGCTTTTGTCCGCTTTTAGCACACTGTTTAACATACAAAAATTTTGATCTAGAGCCTTTCTTGTTAAACTCA from Rutidosis leptorrhynchoides isolate AG116_Rl617_1_P2 chromosome 9, CSIRO_AGI_Rlap_v1, whole genome shotgun sequence harbors:
- the LOC139869192 gene encoding uncharacterized protein At2g39795, mitochondrial-like, producing the protein MALVRRSTSSVTPLAARLVGGQRSFSHHCGGALFTAVNRTTKFNSGNLCLVPSFSRYCYSVLSALKRSSSDASLKRPNSDASLIKIIDSEINCSEQIYEEGEDIPEAFPFKIIQNPRYSTVSLRRKHQGEIISVVVEQYNIVRSQKNNDEDDNSDDDTEKDNQSKIPMDVKVFKSGGSCLKFDITAYADKIVINSLSIEENNDLASDQFPYEEPKFDDLDENLQKAFYKYLEMRGVKPSATNFLHQYVLKKEQGGHTNWLKNLKKFVEE